The region CTTGTCGCAATAGCGATTGGCCATCGTCGTCCCTCAGCGCCCGTCGCCCACTAACAAATGGCTGCCAGTGCCGCATTAACAAACATGTCGCCGCTGAATCGAAGGTCGGGGTCGTGTTCTGGGGATctgctggctgggctggccaTGCGCGAAGTCCCGGACGTCCCCAATGTCTCCAATTTTCCACCGTCCATGCACCGGGCAGAGTTGTAGCAACAGGGCCGACTAGCCATTCTCAACGGGGGATGGATACCATTTtgattttttctttttggtagTTTTTGCTTGCCTTTGCTACGCAACCCCCACCCACAGTCACTCCCTTCTGCCGTTTTGCGTGCGACATCCACTGATTCCGACGAACCGACACCGACTTTCGtcttcctctctcctcctccctctccctctccctctccctctctcccccctctctctctttctccgCCGAACCGATCACAGCGCTATGTCATGGATCATCTCCTGGACGTCGCTGATTCCAACACTGCTTATCCTGTCGGCCAGTCTTGCCTGGTGGTTCACCGAGCCTAAGAACGCCCGCATAAATCTGATTGCGGCTGTTGGAGTGGTTCTTTTCTGCTGGGCCGTCGCTCCCGAGCTGTCGCGCGACCTCTCGTACTCGCTGTACGTGTCCAGCCTCGACTCGGTCACGGCTCTCCATCTCGAGACTTTTGTTCTGAGAAACGCCAACATGTTGTTAGTGGGAGCTGCTGTAGTCTGGTATGTGGTTATGTGGTTATATGGTCCTGTGGCTTTGCCTGTGCTGGCTCGTCACAAGGCGCATCTCTTGGAGGAATCGTAGGCTCATCATTTTGTGTGTCCAGGTTGGTGGGAAGGGCATTCCAAACGCTGCGGAAACCCGTCCCGGAGTTGATCAACACCTTGGGCGTCGATGTCCCCGATCCGCCCGACGTGTCCCTAGCGGGAATCAGAGCCGATGCTGCCACTGTGAACTGGACGCGGCCCGCGCCCAACCGATCAGTTGTAAAGTTTCTGATACAAGTAAATGGAGTGGTTGGTATGTATTACCCACACATAGGCCTGGtcgggaggaggacaagccTAACTTTGAGTTTTGTAGTGGGGGAGGTCGCTGCGAACCAAGAACCGGCCATTGTCGTCAGCGGCTTGAAGCCAGACCATTTTTACAACGTTCGGGTCATCGCGGTTGGCTCCAATAACTTTCAGGGTGGAAGCCGAGTCATCCGGCTCAGAACCTTTGCCCGAGATGGACGGCCACAACTCGGCAACTCCAGATTGCCATCCAACTTCACAGCCGAGGAACCGCCCGCAACACCCCATGGCGAGTCGATGGACGAAAGCGGAGGAGCCCGAACGGCGTTCCCCGCACTCGAGATGGCCACTGTCACGGAAGGGATAGCATCACCTGCACGGGATGGAAATACGAATTCTGGACCAGGGCCCCGTCGAAACACTGTGACTAGGAAACACTCGCCGTCGACCACGAGCATCGACCAGTCAACCAGGGAGGACTTGAGCGCCTATGCGAAGAAAACACTGCCGGAATTGACGGAAAAATTCGAGAGCATTAGAAAAGAAACAGAGGAGGTGCTGGCTCAAATAGCAAAAGAGGAGGCTGAAAATAGAAAGGTGCTGGAGGAATTAGAagccgagaagaagggaaagaggaaggagcagaagaaaaaggaggagcaAACCGAGAAATTGAAGCGGGATGTGAACTCGACAGACCGGGCGATGCGAAACGCCCTGCAACGAAAGGGCCAGAGAGAGAAGACGCTGAAGGAGAAGCAAAGTGAAAGAGAAAAGTATCATGAAAATATTGCCAAGTGGGAAAGAGGTGTAGGTGAGATGCGCAAGGACAGGGAAAGTTTTGATCAGCAGAGGAAAGATTTGGAGGAAGAGCGTGATCAGAAGGCCGAGGCCTTCCGAGGAGATAACAACGAGCTCCAAGCTGAGTGTACACGACTGGAGCAAGAATTGAAGGAAAGGAGAGATCAGGTCCGAGAACTGGAAGAGGCCCGGAAGAAACTGCCTGGCGGAGAAGATGACGGCGAGTGGCGTGAGAAGGACGCCGAACTGAAGCGGGAATGGCACCGCAGACACAGAGAGCTGTCCGAACAACTGGTGTTCGAGACTAAGAGATCTCGAGGACTAGATGAGCATATCCGCGCCCTTGGTGCTCAGCTGCAGGCTATTCCTCAGCCAAGCTATGGGCTTTATACGCCACCGAACGCTTCGGGATTGGAGTTTGATAACCCAACACTTACTCAGCTCAAGCGCCGGAGCCGAAACAGCAACACAATGTCGAATGTGTCTATTTCATCGCCATTGCCAGCCTACTCACAGATCGATCCGATTCTTTCAGCCCCGACAGGGTTTGCCAGTTCACGATCTCTGAATGCGCCACCTGGTTTTGCCCCAGGACCGTTTATGGACCTGTCCGCAGACATGGACTTTCGGGGGTCATCAGCCCCTCTCAGTCCTTCCGCCACGGCACTTTTGCCATCCAACATACTTGAtgactttgacgacgacaacgatgACCCAAGTCCGGCGACTTTTCACGATTCTGAGCCATTCTTGCAAAGCCAGCGGGCCTCACCCGAGCAAGCTCCTCAGTCTCCTGCCTCGTCGGGCAAGGCCCTGAGCATCCTGTCCAGCCCTCATGGATCCACAAGtaacctccccttcccccccttctctaACGAAATTTCAGAGAGGATGGTTAGCACTCTGCCATCCCCAACTATAGCCGAAACCCCTCAGCACAAGGGCTTCTTTTGGCAACGCTCCAAGACTGTcaaggaagagggggagaaaGAGCCACCTCTCCTAGGGAGTTTGAAGCAAGGTCAAAGCCAATCTTTCCCACGGCAGACAGATGATCCAGACATGGCCAACAAGCGGCGGATCAGCATTTCAGGCAGCTGGAATGTCTTTAACCGAAACTCAGTTGGGCCTGAGATCACAGAAGGCCAGGCcacaacaaacacacacGCATTTGCAAGAAGCCTAAACCCCTTTTCCCGTAGGCCTACCGGTGGTCTCTTTGACCGTGACCCCAGCAGCCCGCGACCTACCAGCATCGCGTCCTCCGACTTCCCCAGACCCTCCACTGACTCAGGCTCCATCTGGGGGCCACCCATGGACGCCTCAACCCTAAACAAAAACAGCCGTCTCTGGTCGCCCGATAACGCCCCCTGGTCCAGGAACCCCTCCCGACGGCCTTCGCTCCATGGATCTCCCTCAGCACTCAAGACAACCCTCGCCTCGGCCGACGACGAAATtctcgacgacgaggaaaTGCTTTCCAACGTGGACGTCGGCGTCATCGGCAGCCGGCCGCCGACCCAGTCCGCCAACAAAGCCGCCTCGGCCGCGCTCGGTCGGTTGAACCCCAATGCCCCCGCCTTTATAGGATCCCTCTTCAAATCCAACCCTGAAAAGCAGAAGGAGAAAGAAGTCAaggaaaaagcaaaagcagagaagaaaaaggctaataaggagaaggctgccgagaagaagaaggagaaagaaaaggaggctGCGACAGTTCCGGACACGCCAAGTCAGCAGACGCAGAATCCCATTTTCGAGATGGACTCGCCCGCGGATTCGAGGAAGTCGAGGGATGGAGCCTCAGTTCATACGCTTCACTCGTCGGTTTCGATCTCTGAGTCCCGCGACTCTCTCACGCTCGACCAGTCATTCTCCAATACACCCTCCGAACCCGCCAGCGCAGGACTTTCAGGCTCATTCAAAGACGAGGGCGTGGTCCGCAAACTCTTCCGAAAGGGCTCCTCGAGCAAGTTTAGTCTTCCCGGACGTCTTGGCGGTAACAGTGCCAAGGAGAATATCACCAGCGCTGGGGGTTTGTTTAAGAAAGGACCCAGCAGCGTTGCCAGCACCGCGCCTTCCGACCGCATCGACCCGAGATCTAGCATCGGCGACTTTGAAGACTTGGGGGATGAAGCGATGGGGGTTTTGGCtggggtgttggggaagagTTATGAGTGTAGTAGTCCTGGGTTGGGACCTACgtctgctgccgctgctgctgcgaagGGGACGATGAAAGAAGGGGGGACGGCGGCGAGCAGGTGGTTGAGTAGTtttgggaagaaggggaagaagaataATGAGAATACCAAGGAGAGTTTTGATTTGGAGAGGGCGCATGTGGGGGGTGAattggatgggttggttgaggagaaggtgtAAAAATGGTGCATACTGGCTAAGAGGATGGGGGAAGATGCGACAACCTGGGTTGTAGAATAtttgtgtgggtgtgtgtgtgtgtgtatgtgtggaATAGCTTTTGGTTggtactgctgctgttctgTCATAGCGGGGTTGAATATCatgttgttgaggatggtTGTTTAGGGTATGACTGAAGACTGCCTTCAAAATGTGACAAGCTGTCTTTCTATGATGACGGGAAAATCAGAAAGCTCGCTGGCATGTACACTTTATTTTTGGTTTTGGCCAGATGTTTAAGTTGATATATAAACCGTGAACGGGAAGATCTTGATGGGATAAGGAATGAGCAGGTGATGGGTTAGGTGAGGAGCAGGTGTTGGTGTAAAtaggagggttagggttatataGTGGCTGAAGCTTAACCCCTGTTGAtgggtggttgtggctgCAGTTTTGGAGCTTGTTTGAGCAAGTTGGAGTGGGTGAGTGGTTCGAGCGTTcgacttggtggtggttcgtcAATGTTGCGCAAGGAAATACAAGTTCAAAGAAAACACCAATTCTCTGCAGTTTgatcttttttgtttttgccaATTCACAGGGGATCTTGCCCCATAATAAGAGAACACAAGTATTTCAACTGCTATACCGACCGTCTGACCCCTCCATCGCCAGAACCTTGACCTCTATCGAGCTCGAccgtcaacaacccccccatggCAACAATgagcgcctcctcctcctcctcctcctcctccccccccagcagcagcaaaagccaGACCGATCCCCTCGCGGAACCCGCTACCGCTGTCGGCGTCGCAGGAGGCGCAGGTGAGGGATGTGTTTTATGCCCGGGTGAGGGCGAAGTGCGGGCCTGAGATTAAAGGTATTCATtccgcccccccccttccctccccttctcgcCAGTACCTCgctaaccccctcccagcatTTGCAGACTGCGCCCAAGGCCGCACCTTCTCCGCGCCTTTTCTCTGCCGCGGACCCCTCCACGTGATGAACAACTGCATGAAGATCCACGCCACGCCCGAGGAACAGGACGCCgcgagggaggagtggtTTGAGAAGCGGGTGGAGAgacaaaaggaaaaggagaggaaggcgaggaggaagctggagcaggagaagtttttgagggagtggtggggTTTGCCGGAGAAGGATAGGGAGATTGCGAGGAGAGAGATGGAGAAGTTGGAACGGCCGGAGAGGATAGGGGGGTTTGTGAgtgagaggaggaagaggtttggggaagaggggggggaggggaggtgatggtgggggggttgtgataTGGAGGCCATGGAAGAAGGCAAGCGTACGTGAGGGACTTGTAATATATGGAATGAGCATGATACCAGACACGATCGGGATATCAGAGGGGTTCGGTCTGGCAAAGGGCGTTTTTATGGGTTTGATATCGCATGgtagggaagggggggctgCGCAGGTCGAAACACAACTCTGTACAAATTTCAAGTGGATTGGGATGTCAAGTTCAAGATCCGCCATGTGCGAAATGGAGGGTGTGCTGGTGGTCGGTCAGTTTCGACGGTCATCAGCTGAGTTTATGGAACTGGTGAACGTGATGGCTTCAGAAAACGAAAGCAATGGTATCTATCAGGCTCTATCTTGGCGAGGCTCTTTGGTTTAGCTCTCATGTCGTCTTGGACACCGAACCAATTATCGATTTGAGCGTAAAAGGGTTCTTGGAGAACATTGCCTTAAAACACGATTTAGCCAGTAAACTCTTCCGTAGATATTTGACCATCAGAGTCCTGGGATATGAGTAAGTGGTAGCTCCAGGTGGTTAGGGGATTCTCCTTGGCTATTAGGCACCCCTTCTAGTCATGGTTGTCATGGTCGTATTCGGAGTCTTTATAAGCAGATGGTTATACTACCAACACTTTTTAAGTCTCCCTATGGTAGCATCAAGATCACCGCGGGAGTGGCTTCCAGCCCTACTCACGTCGACCTTTTACAGCCATTGCTGCGAAGCGACTTCAACTTGCTCGGGTGGTTGTGCATCCAATATTCTGATGATGAGCCAAGAGAGGAAGGCTGACTACATGGAAAAGCTCGATAGCCATCAGATGAGATGTATAAGACCCAGCCTCTTTCTCACATCACTTTCCTAGAATCCTTAGCGACCTCAGCAGAAAACAGACCACAAGCCTCAAGGAGAACTCGACCCGCAACCATGGTCTTGCCATCACCCCTCCTCACAGCCATGCTCGGTCTATTCACCGCCACTGCCTCCGCCCAGCAGTTTCTAGGCATTGTCGAGACCAACCCGACCTACTTTGACAGTAGAAACTGCTACGATGGCGCCAAGTCATATTCCATCGTCAACTTCGGTACCCAGCACGCCCCTGCTGTGAGCTCGTCCTGTACCGGTAAAGGCACCGTCCTCTCCACCGTCCGCGGGTTGGACAGCAAGTTGGACACGTCTTGCACGGACGGCAAGTGGACAAATGGGTACAAGGTGTGCGTTGTTATTGGCGGTGTAATCACTATACGCGATGCGAGTGGGAGGTCGCAGCTTTGCTCTTCGGATGATACTACTATCTATAATTGTTggtttttttccttctttttcctcttgcTGTTTCTCATGCCCGTATGGATCATGCCGACCTTGTTTTAGGCCCGGATGTTCCGCCAGCATGCTGGACTAACAAGGTGAGGAAGTATCAGTGTGTTGGGTTTTGGATGTGATGAGTttaagaagaggagggagaatgGATGGAGGATTGTAGTGCTGCGGTTTTCCTGTCTTTGTAATTTCAACTGACTACCTACGGTCGTATGTAATAAACCTGGCCCGAATGAGGTTTAACCACATGCCATGGTGCCTTGGTAGTGCCACCAACTTCGTACTCTGAACGCTCGTCTTCACAAAAAGAAGGGGTCAAAAggcacaaaaaaaaaaatgtaaACCACCCCTCTATCTCCACACCTTGCACCTTAGAAGGCCGCCATCGAACCCAATTTCCCGAGCACTTGTACCTTCTCTTCCTGGTAACCCAGTACGACGGGAAATTGGAGGGGCCTAACATgagatttttttttctcatcaGTCAAGGAGCTGCCACTCACGGAATATTGGGGGTTGGtctcgatgatggcgagcATTTGGGCGGAGGTGAGGAcgggggtgagggcgagggtggttCGGAGGGTGGTTAGGAGTGGTCGGGGAGACCATTTTGGGTAGCTGGTTCGGAACGAAGATTCGTGTTGACAAAtgtgtggatgatgagacTGGGGAGATATTGTGGGAAGACCTGAGGGAGGTGAGAGTTTATGTAGACATCTTATGTTCAGGGCAGTGCCATGATGAATCTTCTTGTAGCAAGTTTTCCTTCTTTGGTGTTCACCATGTTCAAGATCACACGAGCACTGAAGACTGAGAAACTGATGCCATTGCAATTGTGATATCACAGAAGGCGCTGTTTTTGAATGGGGTTGGGACGGTCATGGTGATAAGACTTGAACTTTTATGGATAGCCCGAACAAGATGTGAATACGAAGTGATGGCTCTTGGTAAAGCGGTGCCTGAAAGCTAACGAGGATGTCAAGCCACCAGGAGCTACGGCCTACTCCAGATCACACCCACGACAACTACGGTAGGTAAGTAAATGCTCACCGCCTAAATTTTATATTACAGGGCATCCTTTTGGATTTCCCGTATTCAGAGGCTCTAAGTTTATGGTTTGGTCCCATGATGACCTGAATGGTAAGACAGCTCGAAAAACTTCGGGCAGGGTCTTGCCTGATCTTTTCGTGCGGGGGTCAAGTCCATGGTTCAACTGGGAATGATTATAACTCTGAAGACTTGGAAACAAACCTCAGTATCGGGCAAGAAGGAGCGTTAAGTCAAGGTCATGGACAGTATCCCACagcgtggtggttgttgtcttgTCTAAGGTACCTTAGCTATGCAGTCAACTGGCGAGCATATCGTGAGATACAATCCCTACACCTTATATACCCCAGGTTAGTTGATCTCTGTCACATACGACCACAGTCAGCTGAAAAtacggcatcccgtccgctctgcccTCGTCAAACAGCTGAATGCCgaactagtactcaggtgggtgaccactggggaatcctcggtgttgtatgtatTTTTTTGCGTCTTGTTCTCCACACATAAATATGAGACGACATAGGTATCCTTCCCTTCTCCTTTataaccaccaaccctcaaATCTtactctcccccctcaacgCCCTAAAatacccctccaccccctccaccaccctctcggCCACGCCCCAAGAAAGTTcataccccctcccccccaacccataaGCATGCATCAcaaaccccttccctccttccagcacctccccctcaatcCTCGGCCCACCCCTCCTACTAGGTCGTCGTCCAACAATATCCCCCATGACGGTAaactcccccttcccatttAGTATCCGAGGACACGTCCCCTTGAACATCCGCAACAGTTTTTCTCTTGTCTCCGGCCTGGGTTCCACCCCCCAatcatcaacctccttcgTCCCCCCAATCACCGTCCCCCCTTCAAACCCCCTCGGCACGCAGAAAGTCCACGAACCGTCGGCATTTTGTCGGGTGACGGTAGCGTCGCACTCTTCCGCGACGAGAACTGTCTGCCCCCGTGTGATAAACATATTTCCATCCCCCCCGAACCCGAACCCGGAGGCGTTAACCACGGCATCTACCCCCCCGTTTTTcagggaaggggttgatcTCTCCGACAGAGCGAAAACCTCCACCGGGGACCTCAGCGCATGTttcagcaccctcccccctcggTGAACAAACCTCCTCAGCAGAAAAGATAAGTAAACCATTGGGTTGACGCAGTAGGTCTCGTACTCGCACCCCCATTTCACTTTCTGGTCGGGGAACTCCGactgggggaggaggcggaaaCCAGAGAGTTGGAGGGATGCTGCGGtggcgggggtgagggataAGTACTCTGGTCCCGGGGATTCGAGGTATTCGACTCCTTTGAGGAAGGTTATCCCCGCGGTGGTTGGGTGGGATGCAAAGAGGGACTTCATgtgggagaaggtggtgatggagagggggtgtTCGAATACTGCTTGGGCATTTgaggggtggggtgggaCCCAGCGGTTGTCTTTTCATGTTTAGTATTGTGGTGGATGGAAgggggaaaggaaaggggaaaaCATACGGGCGCCGCCCCAGGGGGAGGTGTAGTTGATCTGGGTGATTGGGTCGATTGTCTCAAACGGGGCGGGGAAGTCTTTTGCGATGATTGTGACTCGGTGGCCGgcgcggaggaggaggagggcggaggagatgcCGGTTACGCCGGAGCTATGTAGTGGATGTGTtagtgaggtgaggtgaaaaaaacaaaatgtGGTGTGGGATGGGAGACGTACCCGATGACGGCGATGTGTCTTGTCATGGTTGTGAGTTTTGATCAGTAGGGTAAGTAATTCAAGCAACTGTGCATAGTAGTAGCCCCTAAGGACTGAACGAAAttgagaagaaaaaagataaaaaaccaaaaaaaagaaaagggctCGATCAGAACAATATATACTTCTGTTGTCCAACACCCAAGTCTCATACAAACAAAGGCTGCGCGAAGTGTCAGCCAAACAGTCTGCCTTAGTCAATATATCGATAAGCGGAAAGTTCCTCTGCAGAATCAGCGATAGATACATCGGCTTTGCCAGAGACACAACAATCTAAACGGAAATCCAAGAATACGGCGAACAATAACTTGGTCACATTGCATATTGCATTAGTCCAATCTCTTCCAACTCCCAatgaccatcaccatcggGTTTAATGCCAAGACAGGGCTCCGTGACCGATATTCGGCTCGGCCCCGCCTGAACTCGGCCAACCCCACTCGGCAGCCGCCCGGTTTCCGCCGGATGATCGGCATCTCTATACTCATTATAAACATAATCACCAGCAAAAGAACAAACTATGCTTTTTGTATCTTCTCCTTCGGAAGCCGCACCTCTATCCGCGAGGCCCTTCCAAGATAGATTTATACTCGTCCGTTAAATCGTGAAACCGTCGAGGCATGCTGGCTAACCACCACACATAAAAGACCTGTATCAAAAACTCGCTGATCCAAAAACGTTGCCGATGTGTTTGaccgaaaaaaaagggggcgaaatgaaaagaaaagatcctccaactttattttttattttttaaaagcAAAAGCAATCTCTTCTTTCCCATTCTCTCGCGTCTTGGAGCGAAAAAAAGGCCAAGTCACTGAAACGTTGCCGCACGTCGTGgacaaaaaccaaaaaaaaaaaaaaaaaaaaaaaaaaaaaaaaaaaaaaaaaaacccaaaaagaATCCGGAGGACGCCGCTTGGAACGAGGGTCCTCAATGCTAAGTGACCAACAGCCATTTCGCCTTGCGCTCAAAGTCCATCATCTTGCCCACGGCGAACTGCGATATGGGCCATCAATCTTCAGGTCCTTGATTCCTTGAGGCATGGAACGGAGCCACTCCGCCCAGCTCTCCATGTTAAACGTATTATCGTCCGATATTTGAAACGTCAGACTGAGTTGTGAGGTTCCGGCGGCCGGGGAGTCCGGGGTATAAGGCGAGGGTGTTAGGTCTCCCGGTTGCCGCGCCACCAACGGAGCCAAAAGAATGGATGGCAACACCTTGTTGCCGGATAGCTGTACAAACAGCGGGGTGGGAAACGATGTGATGATTTCCTGGTTCTGTTCCCGTACCAAACTTGGGTATACTGAAACCAGCTTGGCGTGAAGTTCGCTTGCAGAATAGGCTTCTTTGAACTTGTGGACGGCCCTTGTCTTCAGCTGTTCCGTTAAGGCCCGGGTGAAGGCGCTCCGACCCAAAAGTTTGGCGTGGTCTTCACCAGCAGAGGCAGCGATTAACTCGAGGATTCCTTGCCGGCGTACTGTTTGATAGAGCGGATAGTACGCACAATCCAGGAGAATTAGGGCATCAGAACAGATATTTTCAAACATCCCTTGGATCATCTTCCATGGAATATCCGAGCCAGGTGTTGCTTTCTTGGAACTGATTATTCGGTCAGCTGATACTTTGACCAGCACTAAATccgacaaaaaaaaatacaaaCCTGGAGATCATGGTGTCCCGGTCCTCTCCCAAGTAGCTATGCCCGCTGTAGTAGAAAATCTTCAAAGTGTCCCGTTGGTTGTGGCTGGTAACAAACGTGTTTACTTCCCTGTTCAGCCACAAATAGGAGCTGTTGCTAGGGTCTCCCGACGTCGGAATGTTCTTGATGGTGACCGAATAGTTGTAATCGTCCGTGAGCACCCTGGCCAGTTCCTCAATATCGTTCTTGGATCCATCGGCATCTTCAATGTCGTCCTGCCACCGGACAAGCATGGTTGAAACGCTGGCATATCGACTGCGAAGAGGGCTTGCCAGGATCCGAGATGCGCTTCCTTGAAGATCAACTCTGAAGGACTCCAAACCAGCCACCGGAATCAGACTTGTTGGCCTCTCCGGCCGGGGCCCAGATGGTAGCGGCGTTCTAATCCGAGAATCATTTGGGTTCATCTGGTTGAGCCGCTCATGGAAGTTGGGGATCTGTACCATGTCCTCAGGTTCCTGAGTCAGCAGAGACTGGAACTTTGACATGGCCGGACTCAGTGGGCGTCCATTGGCACTTTGTGACGACGAGCCATTCCCGAATTTTTTGGCAAGCGCAGCCCAGGTCGTATTGTGATGGCTAGGATGGCACTAGATACGCGTGTAAGTAGGTGGCGTTCTGACTTTGGTGTTTGCTCGTATGAACTTGGCAGCAACTCACAGCAACTCGTCTTCGTTTACAGTCCCCGCATGCACCCATCTTACGGATGAGCGAGGCCTTCTCCCGCTGCTCGGGGTTCAAGGGCCCCGTTCGACGGCGACTGGCCCTGCGCTGGGCCGTGACGTCTGCCCCATCCCTCGCGGAAAAGACAGCTTGTGCAGCAGCttgagcggtggtggcaagACTAGGTGATGAAGGCGTATGCGCCTCCAAGCTGTAAGGCGTAGGCGTCGTCCCTCCAGTGGCTAGCGACGCCAGGGAGGCTactgtggttgttgaagaagtgGTATTCTGCCTCATGGGCGAGCCGCCCTCATGTTGTCGGCCATAGTCCCCGCCGCCATTTACCAGGCCGCCGGTGCCGGCGATCGGACTTCcgggtggtggctgttgatgtt is a window of Podospora pseudopauciseta strain CBS 411.78 chromosome 1, whole genome shotgun sequence DNA encoding:
- a CDS encoding hypothetical protein (COG:E; EggNog:ENOG503NWYR), whose translation is MTRHIAVIGSGVTGISSALLLLRAGHRVTIIAKDFPAPFETIDPITQINYTSPWGGAHNRWVPPHPSNAQAVFEHPLSITTFSHMKSLFASHPTTAGITFLKGVEYLESPGPEYLSLTPATAASLQLSGFRLLPQSEFPDQKVKWGCEYETYCVNPMVYLSFLLRRFVHRGGRVLKHALRSPVEVFALSERSTPSLKNGGVDAVVNASGFGFGGDGNMFITRGQTVLVAEECDATVTRQNADGSWTFCVPRGFEGGTVIGGTKEVDDWGVEPRPETREKLLRMFKGTCPRILNGKGEFTVMGDIVGRRPSRRGGPRIEGEVLEGGKGFVMHAYGLGGRGYELSWGVAERVVEGVEGYFRALRGESKI
- a CDS encoding hypothetical protein (EggNog:ENOG503NX1N) translates to MQALNLDEPPQKEDDGRAQQQQPHQQQQQQQLHHPQHQQPPPGSPIAGTGGLVNGGGDYGRQHEGGSPMRQNTTSSTTTVASLASLATGGTTPTPYSLEAHTPSSPSLATTAQAAAQAVFSARDGADVTAQRRASRRRTGPLNPEQREKASLIRKMGACGDCKRRRVACHPSHHNTTWAALAKKFGNGSSSQSANGRPLSPAMSKFQSLLTQEPEDMVQIPNFHERLNQMNPNDSRIRTPLPSGPRPERPTSLIPVAGLESFRVDLQGSASRILASPLRSRYASVSTMLVRWQDDIEDADGSKNDIEELARVLTDDYNYSVTIKNIPTSGDPSNSSYLWLNREVNTFVTSHNQRDTLKIFYYSGHSYLGEDRDTMISSSKKATPGSDIPWKMIQGMFENICSDALILLDCAYYPLYQTVRRQGILELIAASAGEDHAKLLGRSAFTRALTEQLKTRAVHKFKEAYSASELHAKLVSVYPSLVREQNQEIITSFPTPLFVQLSGNKVLPSILLAPLVARQPGDLTPSPYTPDSPAAGTSQLSLTFQISDDNTFNMESWAEWLRSMPQGIKDLKIDGPYRSSPWAR
- a CDS encoding hypothetical protein (COG:S; EggNog:ENOG503NX2C); this translates as MSWIISWTSLIPTLLILSASLAWWFTEPKNARINLIAAVGVVLFCWAVAPELSRDLSYSLYVSSLDSVTALHLETFVLRNANMLLVGAAVVWLVGRAFQTLRKPVPELINTLGVDVPDPPDVSLAGIRADAATVNWTRPAPNRSVVKFLIQVNGVVVGEVAANQEPAIVVSGLKPDHFYNVRVIAVGSNNFQGGSRVIRLRTFARDGRPQLGNSRLPSNFTAEEPPATPHGESMDESGGARTAFPALEMATVTEGIASPARDGNTNSGPGPRRNTVTRKHSPSTTSIDQSTREDLSAYAKKTLPELTEKFESIRKETEEVLAQIAKEEAENRKVLEELEAEKKGKRKEQKKKEEQTEKLKRDVNSTDRAMRNALQRKGQREKTLKEKQSEREKYHENIAKWERGVGEMRKDRESFDQQRKDLEEERDQKAEAFRGDNNELQAECTRLEQELKERRDQVRELEEARKKLPGGEDDGEWREKDAELKREWHRRHRELSEQLVFETKRSRGLDEHIRALGAQLQAIPQPSYGLYTPPNASGLEFDNPTLTQLKRRSRNSNTMSNVSISSPLPAYSQIDPILSAPTGFASSRSLNAPPGFAPGPFMDLSADMDFRGSSAPLSPSATALLPSNILDDFDDDNDDPSPATFHDSEPFLQSQRASPEQAPQSPASSGKALSILSSPHGSTSNLPFPPFSNEISERMVSTLPSPTIAETPQHKGFFWQRSKTVKEEGEKEPPLLGSLKQGQSQSFPRQTDDPDMANKRRISISGSWNVFNRNSVGPEITEGQATTNTHAFARSLNPFSRRPTGGLFDRDPSSPRPTSIASSDFPRPSTDSGSIWGPPMDASTLNKNSRLWSPDNAPWSRNPSRRPSLHGSPSALKTTLASADDEILDDEEMLSNVDVGVIGSRPPTQSANKAASAALGRLNPNAPAFIGSLFKSNPEKQKEKEVKEKAKAEKKKANKEKAAEKKKEKEKEAATVPDTPSQQTQNPIFEMDSPADSRKSRDGASVHTLHSSVSISESRDSLTLDQSFSNTPSEPASAGLSGSFKDEGVVRKLFRKGSSSKFSLPGRLGGNSAKENITSAGGLFKKGPSSVASTAPSDRIDPRSSIGDFEDLGDEAMGVLAGVLGKSYECSSPGLGPTSAAAAAAKGTMKEGGTAASRWLSSFGKKGKKNNENTKESFDLERAHVGGELDGLVEEKV
- a CDS encoding hypothetical protein (EggNog:ENOG503P5WZ; COG:O), translated to MSASSSSSSSSPPSSSKSQTDPLAEPATAVGVAGGAAFADCAQGRTFSAPFLCRGPLHVMNNCMKIHATPEEQDAAREEWFEKRVERQKEKERKARRKLEQEKFLREWWGLPEKDREIARREMEKLERPERIGGFVSERRKRFGEEGGEGR